A genomic window from Deinococcus detaillensis includes:
- the gmk gene encoding guanylate kinase → MPASRLTHQPQRGLLIVMTGASGVGKGTLREKWLNDQDVFYSMSWTTRPARSGERPGLDYHFVTPEQFEAHAQSGGFLEHAEFVGNRYGTPKGPIDAALSRGQDVILEVEVLGAMQVAAHSSEAVLIFIMPPSLTELRRRLEGRATETPERIEKRLARAREEILEAHHFRYVVVNDDLDRAVDDLCAVQRAERLKAQRYSAADLQSIVDQ, encoded by the coding sequence GTGCCAGCAAGCCGCCTGACGCATCAGCCTCAGCGCGGTTTACTCATCGTCATGACCGGCGCTTCAGGGGTGGGCAAAGGCACCCTGCGCGAAAAATGGCTCAACGACCAAGACGTTTTTTACTCGATGTCGTGGACGACCCGCCCCGCCCGCAGCGGAGAGCGTCCCGGCCTTGATTACCACTTCGTAACGCCGGAGCAGTTTGAAGCCCACGCTCAGTCCGGCGGCTTTTTGGAACACGCCGAGTTTGTCGGCAACCGCTACGGCACGCCCAAAGGCCCGATTGACGCAGCGCTCTCACGCGGCCAAGACGTGATTTTGGAAGTGGAAGTGCTGGGAGCCATGCAGGTGGCCGCCCATTCCAGCGAAGCGGTGCTGATTTTCATCATGCCGCCGAGCCTCACCGAGCTGCGCCGCCGCTTGGAAGGCCGCGCCACCGAGACTCCCGAGCGAATTGAAAAGCGGCTGGCCCGCGCCCGTGAAGAAATCTTGGAAGCCCATCATTTCCGCTACGTGGTGGTCAACGACGATTTGGACCGTGCCGTGGACGATTTATGCGCCGTGCAGCGGGCCGAGCGGCTCAAGGCCCAGCGCTACAGCGCCGC